The following proteins are co-located in the Hypomesus transpacificus isolate Combined female chromosome 23, fHypTra1, whole genome shotgun sequence genome:
- the LOC124485613 gene encoding ESX-1 secretion-associated protein EspI-like, translated as MERETELGRAHAVSTFPEISDTALLPRALSVLPEGSLPVLPRGLVPVLPSTEPSAPPEPPAESWPTPAPPELGAHKKPSLGHHHRPPERLCTSRRPPGLPPELPRLFTLPPGRPPELPWPSSLPPGRPPDLPTIPFSPHRPPKEHITKIQEEGGYRPEDQVKVSVFTSSYSQTCVWNNTKSCRKQLQITEHRPWIQKSCQMTVGTRFLWSQMNTWTGTDV; from the exons ATggaaagggagacagaacttggcaG GGCCCATGCTGTGTCCACATTCCCAGAAATCAGTGATACAGCACTGCTGCCCAGAGCTCTGTCTGTGCTGCCCGAAGGCTCTCTGCCTGTGCTGCCCAGAGGCCTGGTGCCCGTGCTGCCCAGCACcgagccctctgctcctcctgagcCCCCGGCAGAGTCCTGGCCGACTCCAGCACCCCCAGAGCTTGGTGCACATAAGAAGCCCAGCCTTGGTCACCACCACCGACCCCCTGAGCGCCTCTGCACATCCAGACGGCCTCCAGGTCTGCCTCCAGAGCTGCCCCGGCTTTTCACCCTGCCTCCTGGCCGGCCTCCAGAACTGCCCTGGCCTTCGTCCCTGCCCCCCGGTCGTCCTCCCGACCTCCCCActatccctttctccccccatcGCCCTCCAAAAGAACACATTACAAAAAttcaggaggaaggaggatatCGCCCCGAGGATCAGGTCAAGGTGAGTGTGTTTACAAGTTCATACTCACAAACCTGTGTCTGGAATAATACAAAATCCTGTAGAAAACAATTACAGATCACAGAGCACAGACCCTGGATCCAGAAAAGCTGTCAAATGACGGTTGGAACAAGGTTCTTATGGAGCCAGATGAACACTTGGACGGGAACAGACGTGTGA